The DNA window GGAGAAGATGGTGATTCTGTTGGAGTAGATTGCGTTTTGAACGAAAGCGGAAACTGAGTTAGAGGCTTGGACATGTACTGGTCCATTACCCTTCccaaacaaaaatggtgaaagggATAAGAACGTTAGAGTGACGATCAAACTCCATCGAAAACTCTTCATTTTTCTCtgtgtcgttttttttttttgggttttttcctCGGATAGTTAATACAGTACTAATAACTTGTGGGTATTCCCAATTTGGAAGCTACAGTTTGCCACGCAGGAGTTTCGTAGAACGCAACGTAGCCCGTATGTTTGTCTAGTGTCTACACGGTTTTTTTGTCTCTAAACTGTGTGAATACAGTGAATCTTGAccgaaaaaaaaaattgtttttttttacaatGATTCAATATAAAGACAGGGTTTGGATTaatcttagaaagagaaaaaggtataaattaattttaaatacattttagtTATTAATAcgatttatttaattgaatttagttAATGAATTAAAAAGTTTGAGTTTTCCTCTGAAATTTATCATAGAGGAAATATATGAATATGATTAAAAAGTTTGGCTTATGATTTTTTTTAGGCAACTTATCCTTATTGCAACACTAATCATGTAATTTATAAACCAAGAATGAAAAATATGTGATTTGTAACTATAAAGATATTTGTAATTATTGAGATCCCTATATAGTAgtattatgttttttattgttgGCTTATATAATTAGATTTATCTGGATTTATaatgaaatattttttgatgTAATTATTTGGTGTCTTTAGAAGGATAAAAATTCTTATAATTAAGATAAATTGAACTCGTGCttatgaaattttttaataaaagatgAAAGATTTGCATATTATTTCGAAAACATCTTTCATACTTCAAATTTAATGTTGATGGTACTCACATTTCTGTCgacaatttctctttttatgaagACTCGTGAAGGATTCTTATTGAAACCCTTAATAGGATATAATAGTATAGTCTAATCGGTCCAATTCATAAATATCATGGACCATCCATTTCGAAAGTCAACCCTCTAGAATATTCAATAGTGAAGTCTAGAGTTGTTTTTTGAATTGTTTACCTCAATAACACAAAATGACAAAGTGTATTATGGCATCCACGGAGTCATCCTCGTGAGTACAACAACCAATAGTCAAACATCAAGAAACATCATAATTTTTGGGATGGAGTTACGATAAATTAAAggtcataaataaatataaaaaatatattatataaaatatttaagttataatcaagtataataaaatattaacaaaaataagTTAAATATTTGCAACCACAGTGATAACAACATCAATTTGTGTTTATTGTAATGCAATTCATTAAGATAATAAttcacaaataaaaatatataattttaacactaaaataaacattttcattaaaaatacactaaaaaaataaaataaacttactaGGATAATAAGAgtcaaatataaaatatataaatatatgatgAAATTAAAATAAGTGTACGTGGTGATGAATGAATTGCATATAGTTAGGACACTattaaaatattgacttttttaaatagaaatttgAGATGAAATCAATTTCGTCTTAAATGACATTAAATTTTAAGATGGATTTCATAATCATGTAGAGACTTTGAGACGGATTTGTAACTAATTATATAATTctttgttttattatatttttaaaattttattccaAATTCGTGTGATATATTGAAACATGTTTTAGACAAATTTCAACTACGGAGACTTTTATGATAGATTTCAGAGAAattatatcattattattttttttttaatttttatgaaaattctgTCCTAAATCTGTGTGATACATtgatagggatgtcaatgggggcggggcgggggcgggggatacattcccatcacaatctCCGCCCTCGATTTTATTCCCCATCCCCACTTCGGGTCCCCGCTACGGGGGGATTTTGTCCGCCATCCCCATCCCCGCGGATCTCCACGGATCCCCATGGTTCATGCAGAgatccataaacatgatttttttatatattattttaaatcaaattaatagtaaaagtttaaaaaactaaccacaagaaatttagaaattattcttttatgataaatatattgttttaacaatatttaatctataatattgagtgtcatgaccaccaaaatttcaaactaaaaaattgaaataatcatttatatCTCACTCTTctactaacaatacatatatattttaaatttgtgtataagattaattatatgaaatgacaaataaacttccataataatttaaaatatataaaatttaaggaCATTATGTTACTTTAGgcggggcggggactccacggggcgAGGGATATTTACGCCATCCCCCGTCCCCGAAGTGCCTTCGaggagactttgttccccatccccgtccccgcggggAAAAAATCCCCATCTATGAGGCCCCAAACCGAGAATCTCCACGGGGATCCCTGCTAatggaggcaagttgacatccctataCATTGAGTCGAGTTTGAGTcagatttttatttgtatatttactttgcgaaggattttaaatataatataaaattgttatttgttttactattttttatattttgtctCAAATATATGTGAAATATTAACACGAATTAAAGGTCTGTTATAGCAACAACATCTCGTTGTTCAACCTCAAGGGTAGTAGTATACTTATGTTTGGTCTCGATGGCCATACTAATTTCATTTTAGGCCTCAAAAGTCGCATTTAACTTAGTTAAGGTCAATGTTTTGGTCATGATCTCTATTTCATTCAATGGTTCTTACTTTGAAACCGacatggagcttcaaagtgataTTAACATTTTTCGTCCATGTTGCAACATCTCTCCCATTATTTGAGAGTCTCTATCTAGTAAGGTCCAATATCTTTGATGAGATCTTTTTATGCTACACTTTCCTAGCAATGTCCGTAGTATTTTGACCATTTTAATGACTAAAATTGTATGAACTCAAACAAGTTATAAAAGATTTAATATTTAAGGTCCAATGTTTTAcatggtgtagcaacctgcctaaaaattataacttagagagtcgccacctattctaccaaggcgaataggaaacctacgcagtctagagatcagggtaagacactatattcaggtcgagggaaggtgttaggcaccctcaaccctttcctaaaggctaacatctcaaagatacaggtttatggcaaaagataaagaaagatgacagacagttaatagagttgaaaggctaattatatgaacctgattagagtttggaagagggggactcgccttgttgccaagtgcctacgtacctccttagggaggatcagagtctacgtagttcgggcacatggatgtacgccttagaattagaatttgtggtttgaaattgtttgaaggctttttgagttgcctgattgaaaaggatgaaaatccgtaatttgatttgaagtgttttgaatgttttagatttgggcgtacaaccctgttttaatttgttaccattagctgcaataatcaataggtttgattaccatggctaacggattaaagggaggattgctaaccactataatcgatagattcaattatcgcgaatagcaaatgtgcgtattttaattatcgttactcctcataatcgatggattcgattacaaataataacgaattttgatgaaaggaaaatgctaatcatcgtaaccaatagctttggttaaaatcatttagcaaaataaattgttagtttaatttgaatttaattatttgattattacccaccgcgatcaattgatttaatcgaagcgaataataaattaaattgtttgGTTAAATACCTAAGTGGttggaaaaccctaatcctaattggGCTAGGcggccaatgggattgagcgaaccctaatatcataatatatatttatacaggatttttatggtttttataattaaaattaattaaattaattattcgaaATAGTCGGATGATCGGGAAAAATAGTCGGGGAAATAATTCTAAATCCTAATTACGATTTCCTAACCCTAGTTATATTCTAATCTTAATTAAATAGactaattaaaacaaaatgtaattaattaaactaatccaaataattaaacaataaaaatataaagaggAACCTGGTTACAATCCTGTGTGAATGATTCTTGAGGGTCCATGGTATGCATGCATCTTCTTGGGCGTTAGATTTGAATCATAGGAGATCTCGTGGTGCATAGCTGAGGATGTATAACAAGCTTTCATAGACCACCCTTACCACTTACCAGATTTATGGACAAAGCAcataataattgaaaaaaataaaatgccacCAGCAAGGGTCGAACCCCCACGCTGGGGCCTAACATATGCACATCTTTCCAACTAGGCTGCTGCAGTCTTGTTGTCATAATCATGtccagaaaataatatatattaaaattaaattgaaaaatatattaattcaaaccAAACTCCACGCGCGGGCCCCATGGTGCAGCGAACGACCAATCGTGCGAGGAGAGAAGGAGTGGCTGACTTCTTGACTGTCCAATCACATTCATACGCGCGTGGAAAGAAAGTCAAGGACGAAGACTGGCCAACCGGAGATGCACGCGTGGCCCAGGGAAGctgtcttcatcttctccaaatgaCCATAAGCTTTGCTACGAAAACAACCACGAAATTGCCACGCTTTTCTGCAGAATTTCGTAGCTAAAATTCGTGATTTAAAACCTACAAAAAAACGTGATCAACGAAAAAACTACACGCCCAGATCCACTTAAAATCGAGCCCTGATCACAAATATGGCATTCGTTTGGCCCTCAACGCCCTGTAGACACGAACCCGACGAGAGCTTTAggtttgccctaacaatggtgggcAGCGTTCTACGCGTTATGGCTACGTCCAACCACTTCAAACCTTCTTAGAATCAATCCAGGAACTCAAAGGAATGGTTAGATCGAATTAATACGCGACAATATATCAAAACGAAAAGTAAACATGCATGAGTTAGTATGAACGTGATGCCAATGTCCCACACATCATGAGACCTTACCTGTGGACAGTGCTTGCTCCATATTACCTTGGGAAGAATCTGGTACCGCTCTTTGGCCTTGAAAGTCCTCGGATTAAGAGCACGAGAATCTCCCctttctttgatatttttttctcCTTGAAACCCTAGTGTCTTTCCAAATTTTCCGTCCCCTACTCCATTGCtttatgttatatatttatagaggCACCAATTAGGTCAAGGAAATAGTCCAAAGGCCTCCTAAATCCAATCTTGCAAAATTTGAGAAATTCACTTTATTCTTGAATGAAAACTTGCTATATTTGGACCAATATTGTATCAATTCCTTCCTCAATCAATAATCCACGAAAATATATTATATCTAGCCataaatgttgattggaaatggtttatgtgaatatttttgacacaatatttgattttcttcaattatatcattttatatcatttttaaataaaataaaaatcatataaaataaaataaaaggtgaaATTCGTGGCTTATGGTTTGGAtatcttgtggatcaagtttgagtcataaaagataggcccatttgcaaaatattcCAATTTGAACCCTCTTTATTTCACATCTTGCCTCCAAAATTTGCtcgactttgatcaagcatatctcactcaatttttaagctatgagggagttctagtactttttggaaacctcaagatgtcctctataagccactttgaaacatattttcatttggagcttttatcttgatcatatcctctttgcaaaaaaactgcttttgaaggatgcttgaaaatgacctgtaatcttttgtactataactctcaaatgaagcatttctagccctggcttgtgagagacaaagttgtagagaatccaatttccttcaaaataggctttgagtggggaatttttgatgttccatgtgaaagttatgcccagtcaaagttgggttgactttctcctaagaaaccctaatttgaacctttgtgtatttgttcatctctgagtttctattaatggaatcatgatcaatctttgatcaaatgatggttatactcttattcactttatgttgacccaaaattgagaaTTTTTTACTGTGCTTTGATcatggttgactttttaggtcaaactagctGACTGTGGGTTACCTGAATCATTGAGGGAGCCaagcttttgatttgaactttgaatcattgtgaatggaatatggaaggcaaattttggggtatgacacatggtgGAAGTTATAATGACAAGGAACCAAGAGCtttaagaaaagaagaagaaataaaagtCCTATCAAAATCATCTCATGGTCATAAAAGATTTTTGTATAGCTTTGTTTTGTTTCTTAGATTTCACACAATGTTGAATTTTGGCGAAAAAACTACATGAAGTATGTGTAGTATTTCAACCATGTGGGGAGTTTTGTAAGTCTGATTGAAATGAAACCAACGGAAAATGCCCGGTAATTGATTTAAGGCTTTCAAAATATGGAAATTCTAATCTAAAAAAGGAAACCCTAAATGGCTATAtggcataattaattaaaagttttTCTAATCGATTAAGAGGTCATTTACTTAGCTTTAGTTGAATAGACCAAGTCCTTAATCAATTAGACACTGTAGAAATACTTCTTAATTTATTTCATACAAGCCTTGATAGGTTTTCAAGAAGTTTTATGAAATCAAAAACCGTTTTaaattttgtgtgtgtgtgtgattgcCTTGGTATTTTAAGACTTACTCTTGGCCTTTTACATTTTAACTAGTCACTCTAAAACGCTAAATGCAGGATTAAACAAGCTTTCACAATTTCAACATCTTCAAGTTCTCTTACTTGTTACAATGATGACTTAACACTTCAATTAGAACTTGAATCTTTTTATTGATAAGGCTCAAGATATCTTCTTTATGAATTTCTATCATTATAAGCTTTACTTGACAATTGAAGTTAACTCTTCCATCACAAAGAACTCTCAATATCCAAAATTCATTTAACTTATGGAGTGGTCATCTTCGAAGATGCTTCATTAGTTGTCATTATCAAAACCAACTAACGGTTATTTCTGCAAGAACATAAATCCACACAATCCAATAATGCCTTATTGAGATCTAAGTTCTCCTTTATCTTTCTAAGATTGGCCTTCCACTTTTTTGCATTCTTCCCCACCATGTCATATTCTTCTGACATATTATTTTCCTAAAAGGACCCCATCAACATTTAAGTTCCTATTATCTAAAGGAGCTTCATCGAGCCAACTTTTCCAGTCCTCTTCAGATCATTAGGTGCAACAAGGTGATTATATATGAACCTCATGTCATCAAAGTCATTGTCCAGGAAGGAGGACGCCTCTGGAATTCTTGGAGACATTGTAGAAGCTACTCCTTAAGAAGAGACCATCTCACCCTAGCCCAAGGAAACTTCCTTATCAAGGTCTGTGGAGGAGGCCGCCTCGAAGTTAACATGAAACTTCCCCGATTTAGCCCCTAGGAGAAGACTTGTTGTCCGCCAACAGAGGTCTCATAACATAGATATGTGCAACCTAAATGATATTGATCTCATCCAGTGATTTCCACTTCCTCAGAACATGAGTCAGCAAACAAGAATAGTCACTTTTTTGAGTAGAGAACCCAACCTTGCCTCTATTTTCCCCCATATTTTCCAATAACACTTTCTTTTCTAACATTGACATGGGAACCATCTCATCTACATAAAACATCAGTGTTCAAAAGGAGAATAAATTATGAAGAACTAAAAGAGgtacaaataaaacacatttatgtAAATAAACACCAACCTTCAGCTTGTCCTCCTTACACCTCATCAACTCTCTAACTTTCAAAACATAAAATTGTTCTAAGAATTCAACGCCATACTTTTTTCACCTAACTGAGTTTATCACGATTGAAACCTAATATTGACACAAGTTTGCCTAATCAATAAATAGGAAAGCAGTTAGATTCATCCTCTTCAAATATAACATTGGGATAATCAATACCACCTCAAACTCGGGAAAATTTGTCTTTCCAATTTTTGTAGTTTGACGAGTAAAGGGTGAGCATATCTCGACCAACAAGGGCACTTAGAGAAATCCAATTTACTTTATCAAACCTTTTCTTTCCATAGAACAAAAAAAATATCCACAATAAGCGTAATCTCATGGGCCCTTTTTAGAATCTCAAAATCCCTTATGAAAGCTTGATTGTTTGAATGAAGCTATGAGAGGCAACATTGATTGACTTCAAGATGTCCACCttgaaaggggggggggggactACCACCCCTAAATTTATTATAATACACATATACATATAAAAGTACTCGTCCTCAACTACTTGAGAGTGGAGAACACCTCATGCAAATTTCTCTCCCTTTATGCAAAGTCGCAACAAAACATCATCTTTACTCCtaataaatgtttaaaaaaaaactccATGAAAAGCTTCTACTCTTACATCACTATTAAATAAAGAGTCAATGCCTGCCACTTTACCATAGAAGACGACTGGGTATGTGTCTTAATTCTCCATAAGTGGTCTCACCAGTCTTTGGTTATAAAAGACCAAAAAAACATTGCTACGACTAATCTCTTCGCTAGCTTCTAAAATTGAAATCACAACTcccaaacatttccatttcaacgATTCTCTAATTCACTCTATCATCTGCCCGACTTGAACTCCCATAACAACGACACCATAACTCCCACTTTCTTCATGGGTATCAGGCTCAACCACATTGCCACTCTCCAAGAAATACTATCTTCTAAATAGAAAAATGAATATAACCAATACATGCTTACCAAGTGGACGAGGTCTTCATATTAAAGGTCGACTCGACTTTAAGTCAAGGAACTGACTCAACCTCGAAGGAAAGAATAACATTGGAAATAATCTATTATAAACATATCACAACTCCTAAAAAAAACCCCTAACTTCACATATAACATGTAGATATTTACTAGTGCACTCTATGCAAATATAAAAACTTTCTTTTTGTCATTTATATTTCCATTGAAGGTTAAATTTTTCTTATAGCATgtttgagaaaaataaattaaaaaaaaaagatagtaCTACTAGCAATGATTCACTACTATCTCATGAAACAATTTATTTATAACTTAATAAATTTGTTTTCCTTATAAATAAAAAACCGAGGGAAaacatgtttttgatgttattgaCTTATTAATACTCCCTAGTTATTTTCATTTATCTATTCATAAGCACACTCGCCGACATATAAACCAACTAAAGAAACATCATAGACTTTTCCTCACTGGAAAAAAGACAAAGACAAGTAACAAGAAACAGCCACTAACCAAAAAAGAAACATGATTGAAGGGGTCTCCGTCTCGTATGAGCTGTGAGCACCAAGCACCATAGACAGACCAAAATCCCAATTCTCACAGACCAAACCCAACATGGCCGAGGTAGCAGTCTCAACCGTCGTAACAAAACTAACCGAACTATTACTCGAACAAGCAACCTCATCACTCTCCACACTCGCCacagcaagacaccaactcgagaAACTCAAAAACGAGTTATCATGGATGCAATGTTTCCTCAAAGACGCAGACGCAAAACAACAATCCAACGAACGTCTTCGCAAGTGGGTTTCCGACATCCGTAACGTCGCTTTCGAAGCCGAAGAAATCATCGAAACCCACATCTATAACTCCACAGTCCAAACCAATTTCCACAGCAAAATCTTCACGCCTTTTCATCTCTACAAACTCGGGACACGAATCGACAGAATCCTTCTCAAAATCAAAGATATTTCTGATCGACGTGATACGTACGGTGTTGTTATCAAAAGCCTTAACCCTAACCCTAGCCCTAACGGTAGCGCTAACGACCGTGACGGTGATAGCGAGAGATTGAGGATTTGGAGACAACCGTCGCCGCATTCGGAAGAAGAGTATGTTGTTGAGGTAAAAGAGGATTTTGATTCGATTCTTACACAGTTGATTACATTGGAGGCGACAAGACATGTTGTTTCTATTGTTGGTATGGGTGGTTTAGGGAAGACGACATTGGCGAAGAAACTGTATAATGATAGTAGGATAGTGAATCATTTTGAATGTAAAGCTTGGGTTTTTGTTTCTGAAGAGTATAGGGATAAGAGGAAGGATGTTTTACAAGGGATTCTTAGAGGTGTTGATCCTCTTGCTGAGATTGAGAAGTTACCGGAACAAGAGTTGGTGAATAAGCTTCATAATGTGTTGGCGGAGAAGAGGTATTTGATTGTTCTTGATGATATTTGGGGTATGGAGGTTTGGGATGGTCTTAAATATGCTTTTCCGAAAAGGAAATTAGGGAGTAAGATATTGTTGACGACTAGGAACTGGGAGGTTGCTTTACATGCTGATGCGCATAGTCATCCTCATCAGCTAAGGCCGTTGAATCAGGAGGAGAGTTTTGCGTTGCTTCGTAGTAAAGCTTTTCCTGGAGCGAGTGCGGTACCGTCTGAGTTTGAGAATCTTGCGAAGGAAATTGTGGTGAAATGTGAAGGTTTGCCGCTTGCTGTTGTTGTGATTGGTGGTTTGTTGTCTAGGAAGTTGAAGTCAAGCGGGGAATGGGCTAGAGAGTTGCGGAATATTAGAGGGGGTTTGCTTGAAGATCAAGAGAAGATAACAAGAATTTTGGCTTTGAGCTACAATGATTTGCCTTCGCCGTTGAAATCTTGTTTTCTCTATTTGGGTCTTTTCCGAAAGGGTAAGGACATTCAGACGAAAAAATTGATCAGATTATGGATTGCGGAAGGCTTTTTACCTCAAGAGCGTGGTGAAACTGCAGAAGATGTTGCTCAGAGGTACTTGAATGAGTTGATTGGCAGGTGTATGATTCAAGTGGGAACGGTGAGTTCGTTGGGAAGTGTTAAGACGATTCGCATCCATGACCTTCTTAGGGATCTTTCGGTCACCAGAggaaaagaggagtattttggTGATACGGTAGGCTCGTCATCATCATCGACATCTCAGCTAACTGAATCCCGGCGCCACTCTATACATTCCTGCCATGAACAGTATGATTTCTTAAAAAACATTGCAGATTATTCGCGTTCTCTGTTGTTCTTCAATAGGGAATATAATGCAGATGTAGACAAGAAAGCATGGATTCATTTGAATTTTATGCAAGAAAAGAAATTGAATGTCATCTACACTGAATTTAAGCTCCTCAGGGTGTTAGAATTAGACGGTGTTCGGTTAGTTAGCTTGCCAAGTACCATTGGGGACCTGATTCAGTTACGGTATCTGGGATTGAGGAAGACTTATCTCGAAGGAAAACTTCCACTTTCCATTGGAAACTTGCTAAACCTACAAACTCTTGATTTGAGGTATTGTCGTTTTCTTAAGAAAATACCAAATGTAATTTGGAAGTTGGTGAACTTGAGACATTTGCTGTTGTATACACCGCATGATCCTCCAGATAGCGGGCATCTACGGCTGGATACATTAACCAATCTACAAAGCCTACCATACATTGAGGCTGGAAACTGGATAGCAGATGGTGGTTTAGCAAATATGACCAATCTTAGGCAGCTGGGCATACATGGATTATCAGGACCAATGGTGAATTCTGTTCTTTCTTCCATACAAGGATTACACAATCTTCATTCATTGTCATTATCACTTCAATCTGAGGAGGATGAGTTTCCAATCTTTATGCAGCTGTCTCAGTGCACACAACTTGAAAAGCTGTCTTTGAATGGAAAGATCAAGAAGCTACCCGATCCACATGAGTTCCCGCCAAATATGTTGAAACTAACTTTACACAATTCCCACCTACAGAAGGAGTCCATTACCAAACTTGAGAGATTGCCGAAACTTAAAATGCTTGTTTTGGGTGAAGGAGCATACAACTGGGCCGAATTGAGCTTTGGTGCTGAAGGGTTTCCACAGTTACATGTTTTGCGGCTAATTCTTTTGAAAGAAATGGAGGAATGGAAAGTCGAGGAAAAAGCAATGCCAATGCTTGAGTACATGGTTATTGATCGGTGTGAGAAGCTGAGAAAGATTCCAGAAGGACTGAAGGATATCACTTCTTTGAAGAAACTAAAGATTACAGGCATGCCAGTAGATTTTGAATATAGGCTTCGAACTAAAGATTTGCTTGAGCTAAAAAATACTCCAGTAATCGAATCGACAACGGACATTTTAGCAGTTGGTAAGC is part of the Vicia villosa cultivar HV-30 ecotype Madison, WI linkage group LG2, Vvil1.0, whole genome shotgun sequence genome and encodes:
- the LOC131652065 gene encoding probable disease resistance RPP8-like protein 2, whose amino-acid sequence is MAEVAVSTVVTKLTELLLEQATSSLSTLATARHQLEKLKNELSWMQCFLKDADAKQQSNERLRKWVSDIRNVAFEAEEIIETHIYNSTVQTNFHSKIFTPFHLYKLGTRIDRILLKIKDISDRRDTYGVVIKSLNPNPSPNGSANDRDGDSERLRIWRQPSPHSEEEYVVEVKEDFDSILTQLITLEATRHVVSIVGMGGLGKTTLAKKLYNDSRIVNHFECKAWVFVSEEYRDKRKDVLQGILRGVDPLAEIEKLPEQELVNKLHNVLAEKRYLIVLDDIWGMEVWDGLKYAFPKRKLGSKILLTTRNWEVALHADAHSHPHQLRPLNQEESFALLRSKAFPGASAVPSEFENLAKEIVVKCEGLPLAVVVIGGLLSRKLKSSGEWARELRNIRGGLLEDQEKITRILALSYNDLPSPLKSCFLYLGLFRKGKDIQTKKLIRLWIAEGFLPQERGETAEDVAQRYLNELIGRCMIQVGTVSSLGSVKTIRIHDLLRDLSVTRGKEEYFGDTVGSSSSSTSQLTESRRHSIHSCHEQYDFLKNIADYSRSLLFFNREYNADVDKKAWIHLNFMQEKKLNVIYTEFKLLRVLELDGVRLVSLPSTIGDLIQLRYLGLRKTYLEGKLPLSIGNLLNLQTLDLRYCRFLKKIPNVIWKLVNLRHLLLYTPHDPPDSGHLRLDTLTNLQSLPYIEAGNWIADGGLANMTNLRQLGIHGLSGPMVNSVLSSIQGLHNLHSLSLSLQSEEDEFPIFMQLSQCTQLEKLSLNGKIKKLPDPHEFPPNMLKLTLHNSHLQKESITKLERLPKLKMLVLGEGAYNWAELSFGAEGFPQLHVLRLILLKEMEEWKVEEKAMPMLEYMVIDRCEKLRKIPEGLKDITSLKKLKITGMPVDFEYRLRTKDLLELKNTPVIESTTDILAVD